From the Procambarus clarkii isolate CNS0578487 chromosome 70, FALCON_Pclarkii_2.0, whole genome shotgun sequence genome, one window contains:
- the LOC138355970 gene encoding uncharacterized protein codes for MRLVSLHDMAPTVTLTEAATVGQLTATVNVTVAASVNVTVAATVNVTVAATVNVTVAATVNVTVAATFNVTVAATVNVTVAASVNVTVAASVNVTVAATVNVTVAASVNVTVAATVNVTVAASVNVTVAATVNVTVAATVNVTVAATVNVTVAASVNVTVAASVNVTVAASVNVTVAASVNVTVAASVNVTVAACGTREVQDKGLYTPASVTTAS; via the coding sequence ATGAGGCTTGTGAGCCTTCATGACATGGCCCCCACCGTCACGTTGACTGAGGCAGCCACGGTGGGTCAACTTACTGCCACAGTCAACGTGACGGTGGCTGCCTCAGTCAACGTGACGGTGGCTGCCACAGTCAACGTGACGGTGGCTGCCACAGTCAACGTGACGGTGGCTGCCACAGTCAACGTGACGGTGGCTGCCACATTCAACGTGACGGTGGCTGCCACAGTCAACGTGACGGTGGCTGCTTCAGTCAACGTGACGGTGGCTGCTTCAGTCAACGTGACGGTGGCTGCCACAGTCAACGTGACGGTGGCTGCCTCAGTCAACGTGACGGTGGCTGCCACAGTCAACGTGACGGTGGCTGCCTCAGTCAACGTGACGGTGGCTGCCACAGTCAACGTGACGGTGGCTGCCACAGTCAACGTGACGGTGGCTGCCACAGTCAACGTGACGGTGGCTGCCTCAGTCAACGTGACGGTGGCTGCCTCAGTCAACGTGACGGTGGCTGCCTCAGTCAACGTGACGGTGGCTGCCTCAGTCAACGTGACGGTGGCTGCCTCAGTCAACGTGACGGTGGCTGCCTGCGGCACCAGGGAGGTTCAGGACAAGGGACTCTATACTCCTGCCAGCGTCACAACTGCATCATGA